One window from the genome of Streptomyces cadmiisoli encodes:
- a CDS encoding 2,3-dihydro-2,3-dihydroxybenzoate dehydrogenase, whose product MDGKIALVTGAAGGIGAAVARSLGERGVVVVAVDRDADGLRRTVQKLAADGVTARAFPADITDRAAVDALVDSAERRLGPLDFLVNAAGVLHLGEARHLSDQDWDATFAVNATGVFVMSRAVVNRMVPRRGGAVVTVASNAAGTARTGMAAYAASKAAATMFTRCLGLEVARHGIRCNLVAPGSTDTPMLSSMWRDRSGRQTTIAGRPEEYRVGIPLGRLARPADVADAVTFLLSDRAAHITLHSLTVDGGAALGV is encoded by the coding sequence CCGCGGTGGCCCGCTCGCTCGGCGAGCGGGGCGTCGTGGTCGTCGCGGTCGACCGCGACGCCGACGGGCTGCGGCGGACGGTGCAGAAACTGGCCGCGGACGGGGTGACGGCGCGGGCGTTCCCGGCCGACATCACCGACCGAGCCGCGGTCGACGCGCTCGTCGACTCGGCCGAACGGCGGCTCGGCCCCCTGGACTTCCTGGTCAACGCGGCCGGTGTGCTGCACCTGGGCGAGGCCCGGCACCTGAGCGACCAGGACTGGGACGCCACTTTCGCGGTCAACGCCACGGGCGTGTTCGTGATGTCGCGCGCGGTCGTCAACCGGATGGTGCCGCGCCGCGGCGGCGCCGTCGTCACCGTCGCGTCGAACGCGGCCGGCACCGCGCGCACCGGGATGGCCGCGTACGCCGCGTCCAAGGCGGCGGCCACCATGTTCACCCGGTGTCTGGGGCTGGAGGTGGCCCGGCACGGCATCCGCTGCAATCTGGTGGCGCCCGGCTCCACCGACACCCCGATGCTCAGCTCGATGTGGCGGGACCGCAGCGGCCGGCAGACCACGATCGCCGGGCGGCCGGAGGAGTACCGGGTCGGCATCCCGCTCGGCAGGCTGGCCCGGCCCGCGGACGTCGCCGACGCCGTGACCTTCCTGCTGTCCGACCGGGCCGCGCACATCACCCTGCACAGCCTCACCGTGGACGGCGGCGCCGCCCTCGGCGTATAG
- a CDS encoding isochorismatase family protein, translating into MTGIPLIEPYELPSARELPDPVPSWRADPGRAVLLVHDMQYYFLRALPGPLRAQLLGNTARLRERCAALGIPVAYTAQPGAMDDVQRGLLKDFWGPGMRGLPGDREITAELAPGGGDWLFTKWRYSAFFRSGLLERMRADGRDQLILCGVYAHVGVLMTAVDAFSNDIETFLVADAVADFSADRHRQALDYAARCCAVVSTVEEVVA; encoded by the coding sequence ATGACCGGGATACCCCTCATCGAACCGTACGAGCTGCCGAGCGCGCGTGAACTGCCCGATCCCGTCCCGAGCTGGCGGGCCGACCCGGGGCGCGCGGTCCTCCTGGTGCACGACATGCAGTACTACTTCCTGCGGGCGCTGCCGGGCCCGCTGCGCGCACAGCTGCTGGGCAACACCGCGCGGCTGCGCGAACGCTGCGCCGCACTCGGGATCCCGGTCGCCTACACGGCGCAGCCGGGCGCCATGGACGATGTGCAGCGGGGGCTGCTCAAGGACTTCTGGGGGCCCGGTATGCGGGGCCTGCCCGGCGACCGCGAGATCACCGCGGAACTGGCGCCCGGCGGCGGCGACTGGCTGTTCACCAAGTGGCGCTACAGCGCGTTCTTCCGCTCCGGTCTGCTGGAGCGGATGCGGGCGGACGGGCGCGACCAGCTCATCCTGTGCGGGGTGTACGCGCACGTCGGTGTGCTGATGACCGCGGTCGACGCGTTCAGCAACGACATCGAGACGTTCCTGGTGGCCGACGCGGTGGCCGACTTCTCCGCCGACCGCCATCGGCAGGCACTCGACTACGCGGCGCGCTGCTGCGCCGTCGTCTCCACGGTCGAGGAGGTCGTCGCGTGA
- a CDS encoding glutamine amidotransferase-related protein yields the protein MVDAEDTFTAMLHHRPRSLGLAVTVRRFGEPCPLDDHDLVVPGPGPGDPRDTGHPKAARLRAPADTLPAGHRPFPAVCFSHQVLRDRLGFELVRRKAPDQGTRREIDLFGARESVGFHNPFAARSREDKVECEGVGTVEVSRDRDTVEVHAPRGPRFASVQFHAESVLTRDGGCIIAGLLADLV from the coding sequence GTGGTCGACGCCGAGGACACCTTCACCGCGATGCTCCACCACCGACCGCGCTCCCTGGGGCTCGCCGTGACGGTGCGCCGGTTCGGCGAACCCTGCCCGCTCGACGACCACGACCTCGTGGTGCCCGGTCCCGGCCCGGGGGATCCGCGGGACACCGGGCATCCGAAGGCCGCGCGGCTGCGCGCGCCCGCCGACACGCTGCCGGCCGGGCACCGGCCCTTCCCCGCCGTGTGCTTCAGCCACCAGGTGCTGCGCGACCGGCTGGGGTTCGAGCTGGTCCGCCGGAAGGCGCCCGACCAGGGGACGCGGCGGGAGATCGACCTGTTCGGGGCGCGCGAGAGCGTCGGCTTCCACAACCCGTTCGCCGCCCGGTCCCGCGAGGACAAGGTGGAGTGCGAGGGCGTGGGCACGGTGGAGGTGAGCCGGGACCGGGACACCGTGGAGGTGCACGCGCCGCGCGGGCCGCGGTTCGCGTCCGTGCAGTTCCACGCCGAGTCGGTGCTCACCCGGGACGGGGGGTGCATCATCGCCGGACTGCTCGCCGACCTCGTATGA
- a CDS encoding FAD-dependent monooxygenase, with amino-acid sequence MAKLIVVGGGIGGLATAVAVARRGHRAVVLERAAEFAELGAGIQLAPNGLHALDRLGLGDAVRALAVHIGELRFMDGVSGEHVASLPLTGTYRRRFGNPYVVVHRAELHRLLLDACRRSPAVELRSGCRATGYRQDGSGATVLLDDREPVTGDAVIGADGIHSAIRRQLVGDGEPRVSGITVFRTVVPMERVPEDLRWNAVTWWAGPGRHFVHYAIGGGRYLNLAPSVENGATEALAGVPVDRERVLSAFAALGGTARRLLALGEEWKSWVLVDRDPVERWTDGRVTLLGDAAHPMLHYAAQGACQALEDAVTLGDLLDDGTDTIADRFETYNAERRDRTARITRAARASTRLWHPAGAAAKARNEMLSALSGTPLHDHVAWLHEPQGSATGARR; translated from the coding sequence ATGGCGAAGTTGATCGTCGTCGGGGGCGGCATCGGCGGGCTGGCGACGGCCGTCGCCGTGGCCCGGCGCGGACACCGGGCGGTCGTACTGGAACGGGCCGCCGAGTTCGCCGAGCTCGGCGCGGGCATCCAGCTCGCGCCGAACGGTCTGCACGCCCTGGACCGGCTGGGCCTCGGCGACGCCGTGCGCGCCCTGGCCGTGCACATCGGCGAACTGCGGTTCATGGACGGCGTGAGCGGTGAGCACGTGGCGAGCCTGCCGCTCACCGGCACCTACCGGCGCCGCTTCGGCAACCCGTACGTGGTGGTCCACCGGGCCGAGCTGCACCGGCTGCTGCTGGACGCCTGCCGCCGCTCGCCCGCGGTCGAGCTGCGCTCCGGCTGCCGCGCCACCGGCTACCGCCAGGACGGATCCGGCGCCACGGTCCTGCTGGACGACCGCGAACCGGTCACCGGTGACGCGGTGATCGGTGCCGACGGCATCCACTCGGCGATCCGCCGGCAGCTCGTCGGCGACGGCGAGCCGCGGGTCTCGGGCATCACCGTGTTCCGCACGGTCGTCCCGATGGAGCGGGTCCCCGAGGACCTGCGGTGGAACGCGGTGACCTGGTGGGCGGGTCCGGGCCGCCACTTCGTGCACTACGCGATCGGCGGCGGCCGGTACCTCAACCTCGCGCCGAGCGTGGAGAACGGCGCCACCGAGGCGTTGGCCGGCGTCCCCGTGGACCGCGAGCGGGTGCTGTCCGCGTTCGCCGCCCTCGGCGGGACCGCGCGGCGGCTGCTGGCGCTCGGCGAGGAGTGGAAGTCGTGGGTGCTGGTCGACCGGGACCCGGTGGAGCGCTGGACCGACGGCCGGGTGACCCTGCTCGGCGACGCGGCGCACCCGATGCTGCACTACGCGGCCCAGGGCGCCTGCCAGGCCCTGGAGGACGCGGTGACGCTGGGCGACCTGCTGGACGACGGGACGGACACGATCGCCGACCGGTTCGAGACGTACAACGCCGAACGCCGCGACCGTACCGCCCGGATCACCCGCGCGGCCCGGGCGAGCACCCGCCTGTGGCACCCGGCCGGCGCCGCGGCGAAGGCACGCAACGAGATGCTGTCGGCCCTGTCCGGCACCCCCCTGCACGACCACGTGGCCTGGCTGCACGAGCCCCAGGGGTCCGCCACCGGAGCCCGCCGATGA
- a CDS encoding class I adenylate-forming enzyme family protein yields MLLQRTGNRGIRLGTLFERAASRHPANVLILDHDLDLAPDLGRRATVAELADLVADLASRLRAARIRPGERVVVHKSDSFDIPLLACAISRIGAVPVLLSPQLDGETVTELVRRADRPHLVTDRAKLDTALPAAVFDLAESVLLASGTHARAVELGDFAGVRRVPPVTMPPDHPALITHTSGTTGVPKLAVHTGRTLQARYRPQRLAIAPVVRGRETVAMHVSFVHSRLFTALAISLLNGFPIVVLADDDPVRAADLFARVRPGILEAHPNSFIRWEELADDPRGPLAHVKLFSSTFDAIHPRTVHRLLRASRRRGALFGQLYGQSEVGPTVVRAFTRRHAPDADGRCVGMPFPGMTGVRVVSRDGRPPSPENPGHIEVRSDGRITTYLGEDDRYARQLDDGWWRMGDVGFKSRWGCLHLLDREVDLIPGFGSTLAAEDTLFARLDELAEVIIISGPDGRAVPVVCTKDGGPLDREAWRRAAAGLPAMAEPVQWRLSDLPQTATTKIKRLRLAELLAAGRGE; encoded by the coding sequence ATGCTGCTTCAGCGCACAGGAAACCGTGGAATCCGGCTGGGGACGCTCTTCGAGCGCGCGGCGTCCCGGCATCCGGCGAACGTGCTCATCCTCGACCACGACCTGGACCTCGCGCCGGACCTCGGCCGCCGGGCGACCGTCGCGGAACTGGCGGACCTGGTCGCGGACCTGGCCTCGCGGCTCCGGGCGGCGCGGATCCGGCCCGGTGAGCGCGTCGTGGTCCACAAGTCGGACAGCTTCGACATCCCCCTGCTGGCCTGCGCGATCAGCCGGATCGGAGCGGTGCCGGTGCTGCTCTCGCCCCAGCTCGACGGCGAGACGGTCACCGAACTGGTGCGGCGCGCCGACCGGCCGCACCTGGTCACCGACCGGGCCAAGCTGGACACGGCGCTGCCCGCCGCGGTCTTCGACCTCGCCGAGAGCGTGCTGCTCGCCTCCGGCACGCACGCCCGAGCGGTCGAACTGGGGGACTTCGCGGGTGTCCGCCGGGTACCGCCGGTGACCATGCCCCCCGATCACCCGGCGCTGATCACCCACACCTCCGGGACCACCGGCGTCCCCAAGCTGGCCGTGCACACCGGGCGCACCCTCCAGGCCCGCTACCGCCCGCAGCGACTGGCGATCGCGCCGGTCGTACGCGGGCGGGAGACCGTGGCCATGCATGTGTCCTTCGTGCACTCACGGCTGTTCACCGCGCTGGCGATCTCGCTGCTGAACGGCTTCCCGATCGTCGTGCTCGCCGACGACGACCCGGTGCGGGCCGCCGACCTCTTCGCCCGGGTCCGCCCCGGCATCCTGGAGGCGCACCCCAACTCCTTCATACGCTGGGAGGAACTGGCCGACGACCCGCGCGGACCGCTGGCTCACGTCAAGCTGTTCAGCAGCACCTTCGACGCGATCCACCCGCGCACGGTGCACCGGCTGCTGCGTGCCTCCCGCCGCAGGGGAGCGCTGTTCGGGCAGCTCTACGGGCAGAGCGAGGTGGGCCCCACGGTGGTGCGCGCCTTCACGCGACGGCACGCCCCCGACGCCGACGGCCGCTGCGTCGGCATGCCCTTCCCCGGCATGACCGGGGTGCGGGTGGTCAGCCGCGACGGACGGCCGCCCTCGCCGGAGAACCCCGGTCACATCGAGGTGCGCAGCGACGGACGGATCACCACCTACCTGGGCGAGGACGACCGGTACGCCCGGCAGCTGGACGACGGCTGGTGGCGGATGGGCGACGTCGGCTTCAAGTCCCGCTGGGGGTGCCTGCACCTGCTCGACCGCGAGGTCGACCTGATCCCCGGGTTCGGCAGCACACTGGCCGCGGAGGACACCCTCTTCGCGCGGCTGGACGAACTCGCCGAGGTGATCATCATCTCCGGCCCGGACGGCAGGGCCGTCCCCGTGGTGTGCACCAAGGACGGCGGTCCCCTCGACCGGGAGGCGTGGCGCCGCGCGGCGGCCGGGCTGCCCGCGATGGCCGAACCGGTGCAGTGGCGGCTGTCGGACCTGCCGCAGACCGCCACCACGAAGATCAAACGGCTCAGGCTGGCCGAACTGCTGGCCGCCGGCCGGGGCGAGTAG
- a CDS encoding SRPBCC family protein has translation MTDTELENPALFQVSARTQVAAPPDRVYAAVSDLTRSGEWSVECTGGRWVSGTPGTVGAVFRGENQRPADVVAWAPVVRGAWTTDSEVVEAEPGRCFRWAIRDSSGQRQESVWSFEIEAAGRGCVLVHGFWMGRPTEGIRGITADMDAAEKRRFFGDWTAKLADDLAATVRRVKRIVEQA, from the coding sequence ATGACGGACACCGAACTCGAGAACCCAGCCCTGTTCCAGGTCAGCGCCCGCACGCAGGTCGCGGCGCCCCCGGACCGGGTGTACGCCGCGGTCAGCGACCTGACGCGCAGCGGGGAGTGGAGCGTCGAGTGCACGGGCGGCCGGTGGGTGTCCGGCACCCCCGGCACCGTCGGCGCGGTCTTCCGGGGCGAGAACCAGCGGCCCGCCGACGTCGTCGCCTGGGCGCCCGTCGTACGCGGCGCGTGGACCACCGACTCCGAGGTCGTCGAGGCCGAGCCGGGCCGCTGCTTCCGCTGGGCGATCCGGGACAGCTCGGGGCAACGGCAGGAGAGCGTCTGGTCGTTCGAGATCGAGGCCGCCGGCCGGGGCTGCGTCCTGGTGCACGGCTTCTGGATGGGCAGGCCCACCGAAGGCATCCGCGGCATCACCGCCGACATGGACGCGGCCGAGAAACGGCGCTTCTTCGGCGACTGGACGGCCAAGCTCGCCGACGACCTCGCGGCGACCGTGCGGCGCGTCAAGCGGATCGTCGAGCAGGCCTGA
- a CDS encoding NDP-hexose 2,3-dehydratase family protein, with translation MSTVALLRPRTAQDLPARLARSAAATGEGHRLRTEDVPGWLAERARAHRFTVRRVPLDELDHWSFAPGTGDLVHRSGRFFAVRGLSARVDEGPIGNWQQPVIHQPEVGILGILAKEFDGVLHFLMQAKMEPGNPNLLQLSPTVQATRSNYQRVHAGSSVRYLEHFTDAAPEWVLADSLQSEHGAWFYRKANRNMLVEAADAEVPPAADYCWLTLGQLGELLRLDNVVNMDARTVLGCLPLPAAEPGARHSDLELLSWFTSERARHDVDVRLMPLAEVEGWTRDADAIRRPDGRFFQVTGVAVEAGNREVGGWSQPLIEPCGTGVAAFLFRRLGGVAHLLVHARVEAGYLNRVELAPTVQCAPRDWEAVPAADRPRFLEAALRAERDGAVTYSAVHSEEGGRFLDACVRYLFVEADEDTAPIAPPRGYTWATVGQLNSLAAHGHYLNIQARTLLACVNSGAARL, from the coding sequence ATGAGCACCGTCGCCCTGCTGCGCCCGAGGACCGCACAGGACCTGCCCGCACGGCTGGCCCGCTCCGCCGCCGCGACCGGCGAGGGCCACCGACTGCGCACCGAGGACGTCCCGGGATGGCTCGCCGAGCGGGCCCGCGCCCACCGGTTCACCGTGCGGCGGGTGCCCCTGGACGAGCTGGACCACTGGTCCTTCGCGCCCGGCACCGGCGACCTCGTGCACCGCAGCGGCCGCTTCTTCGCGGTGCGAGGGCTGTCCGCCCGGGTCGACGAGGGGCCGATCGGCAACTGGCAGCAGCCCGTCATCCACCAGCCCGAGGTGGGCATCCTCGGCATCCTCGCCAAGGAGTTCGACGGCGTACTGCACTTCCTGATGCAGGCCAAGATGGAACCCGGCAACCCCAACCTGCTCCAGCTGTCGCCGACCGTGCAGGCCACCCGCAGCAACTACCAGCGGGTGCACGCCGGTTCGTCCGTGCGCTACCTGGAGCACTTCACGGACGCGGCGCCCGAGTGGGTGCTGGCCGACTCGCTCCAGTCGGAGCACGGCGCCTGGTTCTACCGCAAGGCCAACCGGAACATGCTGGTCGAGGCCGCCGACGCCGAGGTGCCGCCCGCCGCCGACTACTGCTGGCTCACCCTGGGCCAGCTCGGCGAACTGCTCCGGCTGGACAACGTGGTCAACATGGACGCCCGTACCGTCCTGGGCTGTCTGCCGCTGCCGGCGGCCGAGCCGGGCGCCCGCCACTCCGACCTGGAACTGCTCTCCTGGTTCACGTCCGAGCGCGCCCGGCACGACGTCGACGTCCGGCTGATGCCGCTCGCCGAGGTCGAGGGCTGGACCCGCGACGCGGACGCCATACGGCGCCCCGACGGCCGGTTCTTCCAGGTCACCGGGGTCGCCGTGGAGGCCGGGAACCGGGAGGTCGGCGGCTGGTCCCAGCCACTGATCGAGCCGTGCGGCACCGGCGTGGCGGCCTTCCTGTTCCGGCGCCTGGGCGGCGTCGCCCATCTGCTCGTGCACGCGCGCGTGGAGGCCGGCTACCTCAACCGGGTCGAACTGGCGCCGACCGTGCAGTGCGCGCCGCGCGACTGGGAGGCGGTACCGGCCGCGGACCGGCCGCGCTTCCTGGAGGCGGCACTGCGGGCCGAGCGGGACGGCGCCGTCACGTACTCGGCCGTGCACTCCGAGGAGGGCGGGCGGTTCCTGGACGCGTGCGTGCGGTACCTGTTCGTCGAGGCCGACGAGGACACCGCGCCGATCGCACCACCGCGCGGATACACCTGGGCGACGGTCGGACAGCTCAACTCCCTGGCCGCGCACGGCCACTACCTGAACATCCAGGCCCGCACCCTGCTGGCCTGCGTCAACTCGGGCGCCGCCCGCCTGTGA
- a CDS encoding NAD-dependent epimerase/dehydratase family protein, producing the protein MALTPDRAGTPTIALLGATGFVGSAVLRELADRPVRIRAVSRRRATAPPAARADIEIRAADLTEPGELAAAVAGADAVVLATLYSSATATWRIEDGDTAAERVNVGIVRDLVDTLAARPAGPRPRVVFTGAASQVGPTGKPVLDGTEPDRPKGPYDRQKLAAERLLLDAAARGALCGTSLRLPTVFGPGAGPAARDRGVVSAMARRALAGQPLTMWHDGTVRRDLLYIDDLARAVVAGLDHAEALAGRHWLLGTGEGRPLGPVFEQVAALAAERTGRPPVPVVSVPPPEQAEAGDFASITIDASAFRSVTGWTPDTPLTEALRRTVDHLAAEAAATGGGAGAGGGAGAGGRAADDGKPGGGPA; encoded by the coding sequence GTGGCCCTGACACCCGACCGCGCCGGCACTCCCACGATCGCGCTGCTCGGCGCCACCGGTTTCGTGGGCTCGGCCGTGCTGCGCGAACTCGCCGACCGGCCCGTGCGGATCCGGGCGGTCTCCCGGCGCCGGGCGACCGCGCCGCCCGCCGCCCGCGCCGACATCGAGATACGGGCCGCCGACCTCACCGAGCCGGGTGAGCTCGCCGCCGCGGTGGCCGGCGCCGACGCGGTGGTCCTGGCGACGCTGTACAGCTCGGCCACGGCCACCTGGCGGATCGAGGACGGCGACACGGCCGCCGAGCGGGTCAACGTGGGCATCGTGCGCGACCTGGTCGACACGCTCGCCGCCCGCCCGGCCGGACCACGCCCCAGGGTCGTCTTCACGGGTGCCGCCTCCCAGGTCGGCCCGACGGGCAAACCGGTCCTCGACGGCACCGAACCGGACCGCCCCAAGGGCCCGTACGACCGTCAGAAGCTGGCCGCCGAACGGCTGCTGCTCGACGCCGCCGCCCGCGGCGCGCTGTGCGGGACGTCGCTGCGCCTGCCCACCGTGTTCGGGCCGGGCGCCGGTCCCGCGGCCCGCGACCGGGGCGTCGTCTCGGCGATGGCCCGCCGCGCCCTGGCGGGACAGCCGCTGACGATGTGGCACGACGGAACCGTCCGCCGCGACCTGCTCTACATCGACGACCTGGCCCGCGCCGTCGTGGCCGGCCTGGACCACGCCGAGGCGCTGGCCGGCCGCCACTGGCTGCTCGGCACCGGTGAGGGCCGGCCCCTGGGACCGGTCTTCGAGCAGGTCGCCGCGCTCGCCGCCGAGCGCACCGGCCGTCCGCCCGTACCGGTGGTCTCGGTGCCGCCGCCCGAGCAGGCGGAGGCAGGGGACTTCGCGAGCATCACGATCGACGCGTCCGCCTTCCGGTCCGTCACCGGCTGGACGCCGGACACCCCGCTGACCGAGGCGCTGCGCCGCACCGTGGACCATCTCGCCGCCGAAGCCGCCGCAACGGGTGGGGGAGCGGGGGCCGGTGGGGGAGCCGGGGCCGGTGGACGTGCGGCCGATGACGGGAAACCGGGAGGCGGGCCGGCATGA
- a CDS encoding dTDP-4-dehydrorhamnose 3,5-epimerase, giving the protein MTAMRVRTPAIEGVREFTPQVFGDDRGCFASPFQESAFTQAVGRPLFPVRDISHNVSARGVLRGIHYTAAPPGRAKYVYCPYGRVLDFLVDLRVGSPTFGRHQTTELSGGDCRALYIPVGVGHAFLSRQDDSIVVYVMSEGYVPEAELAVSPLDPALGLPLPEGGDLRQSPRDGAAPTLAEARDKGLLPDYDTCREVEAALWP; this is encoded by the coding sequence ATGACCGCCATGCGGGTACGCACACCGGCCATCGAGGGCGTCCGGGAATTCACGCCCCAGGTCTTCGGGGACGACCGGGGGTGCTTCGCGTCGCCGTTCCAGGAGAGCGCGTTCACCCAGGCCGTGGGCCGCCCCCTGTTCCCCGTGAGGGACATCAGCCACAACGTCTCCGCCCGCGGGGTGCTCCGCGGCATCCACTACACCGCCGCCCCGCCCGGCCGGGCCAAGTACGTCTACTGCCCGTACGGACGGGTCCTGGACTTCCTCGTCGACCTCAGAGTGGGGTCCCCCACCTTCGGCCGCCATCAGACGACCGAGCTCAGTGGCGGCGACTGCCGGGCGCTGTACATCCCGGTCGGCGTGGGCCACGCCTTCCTGTCCCGGCAGGACGACTCGATCGTCGTGTACGTGATGTCGGAGGGCTACGTCCCGGAGGCCGAGCTGGCCGTCTCCCCGCTGGACCCGGCGCTCGGACTTCCGCTGCCCGAGGGCGGCGACCTGCGGCAGTCCCCGCGGGACGGCGCCGCGCCGACGCTCGCCGAGGCCCGCGACAAGGGCCTGCTGCCCGACTACGACACCTGCCGTGAAGTGGAGGCCGCGCTGTGGCCCTGA
- the rfbA gene encoding glucose-1-phosphate thymidylyltransferase RfbA, whose protein sequence is MKGIILAGGHGTRLYPITLGVSKQMLPVYDKPMIYYPLSVLMLAGITEIQIIAAPQDVPGFQRLLGDGSRLGLRLSYAEQDKPRGIADAFLVGAEHIGDDAVALVLGDNLFHGPGFGEILRSSARDIDGCVLFGYPVGDPERYGVGEVDAVGRLLRLAEKPAAPRSNLAVTGLYFYDNDVVGIARGLRPSERGELEITDVNRTYLERGKAEFVQLGRGFVWLDTGTHDALTEAGQYVQILSRRQGVRIGCIEEIAWRMGYIDADTCHRLGLALSHSPYGRYLLEITTAEEKGE, encoded by the coding sequence ATGAAGGGGATCATCCTCGCCGGCGGCCACGGGACCCGTCTCTACCCGATCACGCTGGGCGTCTCCAAGCAGATGCTGCCGGTCTACGACAAGCCGATGATCTACTACCCGCTGTCCGTGCTGATGCTGGCCGGCATCACCGAGATCCAGATCATCGCGGCCCCGCAGGACGTCCCCGGCTTCCAGCGGCTGCTCGGCGACGGCTCGCGGCTCGGACTGCGCCTGAGCTACGCCGAACAGGACAAGCCCCGGGGCATCGCCGACGCCTTCCTCGTCGGTGCCGAGCACATCGGCGACGACGCGGTCGCGCTCGTCCTGGGCGACAACCTGTTCCACGGGCCCGGCTTCGGCGAGATCCTGCGATCCAGCGCCCGCGACATCGACGGCTGCGTCCTGTTCGGCTACCCGGTGGGCGACCCCGAGCGGTACGGCGTGGGCGAGGTGGACGCCGTCGGCCGCCTGCTGCGCCTGGCGGAGAAGCCCGCCGCGCCGCGCTCCAACCTGGCCGTCACCGGCCTGTACTTCTACGACAACGACGTGGTCGGCATCGCCCGTGGGCTGCGGCCCTCCGAACGCGGCGAGCTGGAGATCACCGACGTCAACCGCACCTACCTGGAACGCGGGAAGGCCGAGTTCGTCCAGCTGGGCCGGGGCTTCGTCTGGCTCGACACCGGCACCCACGACGCCCTCACCGAGGCGGGACAGTACGTGCAGATCCTCTCCCGCAGACAGGGGGTGCGCATCGGCTGCATCGAGGAGATCGCCTGGCGCATGGGCTACATCGACGCCGACACCTGCCACCGGCTCGGCCTGGCCCTGTCCCACTCGCCGTACGGCCGGTACCTGCTGGAGATCACCACCGCCGAGGAGAAGGGCGAATGA
- a CDS encoding L-tyrosine/L-tryptophan isonitrile synthase family protein yields MSTTVTSPSSAERVSREILELLLPHRRAAETDPHLDTPEDFPEQLRQMAEFVRREEPVIFSLPGFPCKSPNPDKVLGHLPDHGERLALRFLGSLCAEIAKVHAPGAKILICSDGHIFGDVIGVPDEHIDAYGHELRRMIAAEGLSAHLDTFDLKDVYGPDLSYDEKRKVAAETLGPSIEQLREEVRSDESTLRMYRGITKFLMEDAAEWDGSRSALQRDCRRRAYEVIVRSRAWGELIAEHHPENVRLSIHPQNRGEGKFGIRFVGTADVWTTPWHSVALRHPDGGWQLLHRREAEGLGHLVHEDGRPSHYEVLPADPATQGTGG; encoded by the coding sequence ATGTCCACCACCGTCACCTCCCCCTCCTCCGCCGAGCGCGTCAGCCGCGAGATCCTCGAACTGCTGCTCCCGCACCGCCGGGCCGCCGAGACGGACCCGCACCTCGACACCCCCGAGGACTTCCCCGAGCAGTTGCGGCAGATGGCCGAGTTCGTCCGACGTGAAGAACCGGTGATATTCAGCCTGCCGGGCTTCCCCTGCAAATCGCCCAACCCGGACAAGGTCTTAGGCCATCTTCCGGACCACGGGGAGCGGCTCGCGCTGCGCTTCCTGGGCTCTCTGTGCGCGGAGATCGCCAAGGTCCACGCCCCCGGCGCGAAGATCCTGATCTGCTCCGACGGACACATCTTCGGCGACGTCATCGGCGTCCCCGACGAGCACATCGACGCCTACGGCCACGAACTGCGCCGCATGATCGCCGCCGAGGGCCTCTCCGCCCACCTCGACACCTTCGACCTCAAGGACGTCTACGGGCCCGACCTGTCGTACGACGAGAAGCGCAAGGTCGCCGCCGAGACGCTCGGCCCGTCGATCGAGCAGCTGCGCGAGGAGGTGCGCAGCGACGAGTCCACCCTGCGGATGTATCGCGGCATCACCAAGTTCCTCATGGAGGACGCGGCGGAGTGGGACGGCTCCCGCTCGGCGCTCCAGCGCGACTGCCGCCGGCGCGCCTACGAGGTGATCGTCCGCAGCCGCGCCTGGGGCGAGCTGATCGCCGAGCACCATCCCGAGAACGTCCGCCTCTCGATCCATCCGCAGAACCGCGGCGAGGGCAAGTTCGGCATCCGGTTCGTCGGCACCGCGGACGTGTGGACCACGCCGTGGCACTCGGTGGCGCTGCGCCACCCCGACGGCGGCTGGCAGCTGCTGCACCGCCGCGAGGCCGAAGGCCTGGGCCACCTGGTGCACGAGGACGGCCGGCCCAGCCACTACGAGGTGCTGCCCGCCGACCCCGCCACGCAGGGGACCGGAGGATGA